A genomic segment from Melospiza georgiana isolate bMelGeo1 chromosome 17, bMelGeo1.pri, whole genome shotgun sequence encodes:
- the RSPO4 gene encoding R-spondin-4, translating to MQWIIFMLLLFISSMEMLTQNRWKKQASAGLLENCTGCVLCSEDNGCITCHHRLFLLIWRDGIRQYGMCVHTCPPGYFGVRGLEVNRCTKCRSPSCESCFSRDFCMKCKDKFYLYKGQCFRQCPPGTAAQPGTRECQETCEPGPWSEWSACTHESRTCGCKWGVETRVREVPEAAREEGTACPALLETRRCRMKKHCPGEKTEPKNKGKKRQKKPKTERHTGT from the exons ATGCAGTGGATAATATTCATGTTGCTGTTATTCATCAGCTCCATGGAAATGCTCACGCAGAACCGGTGGAAGAAGCAAG CGAGTGCTGGCCTGCTGGAGAACTGCACGGGCTGCGTCCTGTGCTCTGAGGACAATGGCTGCATCACCTGCCACCACCGCCTCTTCCTGCTCATCTGGAGGGACGGCATCCGCCAGTACGGGATGTGCGTCCACACCTGTCCCCCGGGCTACTTCGGTGTGCGGGGTCTGGAGGTCAACAGATGCACAA AGTGCAGGTCGCCCAGCTGCGAGAGCTGCTTCAGCAGAGACTTCTGCATGAAGTGCAAGGACAAGTTTTACCTGTACAAGGGCCAGTGCTTCCGGCAGTGTCCCCCCGGCACCGCGGCACAGCCCGGCACCCGCGAGTGCCAAG agacGTGCGAGCCGGGCCCGTGGAGCGAGTGGAGCGCCTGCACCCACGAGAGCCGCACCTGCGGCTGCAAGTGGGGAGTGGAGACGCGGGTGCGGGAGGTGCCCGAGGCTGCCCGGGAGGAAGGGACCGCCTGCCCCGCGCTGCTGGAGACCAGGAGGTGCCGCATGAAGAAGCACTGCCCCGGAG AGAAAACCGAACccaaaaataaaggcaaaaagcGACAGAAGAAGCCGAAGACAGAGAGGCACACGGGCACCTAG